A single window of Streptomyces aquilus DNA harbors:
- a CDS encoding ABC transporter substrate-binding protein codes for MTSLPSRRRLLATGAGAALGLGVAAASVTPAQAATGQASAGRVTTGGAEEKRTLDELYQAALAEGGKLVLYAGGDVSSQADGIRNGFKSRFPDIDLTVVVDYSKYHDVRVDNQFATDTLIPDVVQLQTVQDFVRWKEQGRLLAYKPAGFSKLYAPFRDPHGAWVAVQVSAFSYMYGPAAVGSDIPSGPLDLADARWKGKIASSYPHDDDAVLYLYTLYVQKYGWDWLARLATQDLQFARGSYTPSAAVTSGQKAIGIGGSGAPLSTGPVKWVLPEEAPFMSWGQRAAILKQAKNPTAAKLYLNWRLSVEQQKAATNGWSVRTDVTPPTGLKPVWEYPNGNLDGFPRFMADRAAIERWKQTFALYFGEVKGDPSPGWLGLHPGA; via the coding sequence ATGACCAGCCTTCCCAGCCGACGCCGCCTGCTTGCCACCGGAGCGGGCGCCGCTCTCGGTCTCGGTGTCGCCGCTGCCTCCGTCACCCCCGCTCAGGCCGCCACCGGCCAGGCCTCTGCGGGGCGCGTGACAACGGGCGGCGCCGAGGAGAAGCGGACTCTTGACGAGCTCTACCAGGCAGCCCTCGCGGAGGGCGGCAAGCTCGTGCTCTACGCCGGCGGCGATGTCTCCAGCCAGGCGGACGGAATCCGCAACGGCTTCAAGAGCCGCTTCCCGGACATCGACCTGACGGTGGTCGTCGACTACAGCAAGTACCACGACGTCCGCGTCGACAACCAGTTCGCCACCGACACCCTGATACCCGACGTCGTCCAGCTCCAGACCGTGCAGGACTTCGTGCGCTGGAAGGAGCAGGGCCGCCTGCTCGCCTACAAGCCGGCCGGTTTCTCCAAGCTCTACGCTCCCTTCAGGGACCCGCACGGCGCGTGGGTCGCCGTCCAGGTCAGTGCCTTCAGCTACATGTACGGTCCCGCCGCGGTCGGCTCCGACATCCCCAGCGGTCCGCTCGACCTGGCCGACGCCCGCTGGAAGGGGAAGATCGCTTCCTCCTACCCGCACGACGACGACGCGGTCCTCTACCTCTACACCCTCTACGTGCAGAAGTACGGCTGGGACTGGCTGGCCCGGCTGGCCACCCAGGACCTTCAGTTCGCCCGCGGCAGCTACACCCCGAGCGCGGCCGTCACCAGCGGCCAGAAGGCCATCGGCATCGGCGGCTCCGGCGCGCCGCTGTCCACCGGGCCGGTCAAGTGGGTGCTGCCCGAGGAGGCGCCGTTCATGTCCTGGGGGCAGCGGGCCGCGATCCTCAAGCAGGCCAAGAACCCCACCGCCGCCAAGCTGTACCTGAACTGGCGGCTCTCCGTCGAGCAGCAGAAGGCCGCCACCAACGGCTGGTCGGTCCGCACCGATGTCACCCCGCCGACCGGGCTGAAGCCCGTCTGGGAGTACCCCAACGGCAACCTCGACGGCTTCCCTCGCTTCATGGCCGACCGCGCGGCGATCGAGCGCTGGAAGCAGACCTTCGCCCTGTACTTCGGTGAGGTGAAGGGTGACCCCTCACCGGGCTGGCTCGGCCTGCACCCCGGAGCCTGA
- a CDS encoding nuclear transport factor 2 family protein: protein MSAADNKALVTAFYEQAFNDYQPEAAATAHLGESYTQHNPEAQDGPQAFVGYVHWLRGQFPDLRLDIKRVIAEGDLVVTHSNLHLKPGDRGMAVADFWRVADGKIVEHWDVIQEVPEKSANDNTMF from the coding sequence ATGTCCGCTGCGGACAACAAGGCACTCGTGACCGCCTTCTATGAGCAGGCATTCAACGACTACCAGCCCGAGGCGGCTGCCACCGCACACCTCGGCGAGAGCTATACGCAGCACAACCCCGAGGCGCAGGACGGCCCGCAGGCCTTCGTCGGCTATGTGCACTGGCTGCGCGGGCAGTTCCCCGACCTGCGCCTGGACATCAAGCGCGTGATCGCCGAAGGGGACTTGGTGGTCACCCACAGCAACCTGCACCTCAAGCCCGGTGACCGTGGCATGGCCGTCGCGGACTTCTGGCGCGTCGCCGACGGGAAGATCGTCGAGCACTGGGACGTGATCCAGGAGGTGCCCGAGAAGAGCGCCAACGACAACACCATGTTCTGA
- a CDS encoding nuclear transport factor 2 family protein, producing the protein MSEFASSTAPADVVRRQYLASAAGDLEALRATLAPDVEWTEMAGFPLAGTYRTPEGVTSNVMEQLGKEWDGWTAHDDTYVVDGENVVVLARYTAINKATGKPIDVRVAHHFVVRGGLIVRFEQFVDTALVREAMND; encoded by the coding sequence ATGAGCGAGTTCGCCTCGTCAACGGCTCCCGCCGACGTCGTGCGCCGCCAGTACCTGGCCTCGGCCGCCGGCGACCTGGAGGCCCTGCGCGCCACCCTCGCCCCCGACGTGGAGTGGACGGAGATGGCCGGCTTCCCGCTGGCCGGGACCTATCGCACGCCCGAGGGCGTCACCTCGAACGTCATGGAGCAGCTCGGCAAGGAGTGGGACGGCTGGACCGCCCACGACGACACCTACGTCGTCGACGGCGAGAACGTCGTCGTCCTCGCCCGCTACACCGCGATCAACAAGGCCACTGGCAAGCCGATCGACGTCCGTGTCGCGCACCACTTTGTCGTACGGGGCGGACTCATCGTCCGCTTCGAACAGTTCGTCGACACGGCGCTCGTCCGCGAGGCCATGAACGACTGA
- a CDS encoding MBL fold metallo-hydrolase, with protein sequence MSTLSFKVLDLDFPAGSRNKTATLVTGENEALLVDAAFTRADGHRLAAEILDSGKTLTTVFVSHGDPDFYFGAEVLADAFPEARFVATPIVIEHIQHSYEGKLKAWAALGPNLPTRLVDLEPLTGDLTLEGHRFELKGGPAGLPDRHYLWQAEHRALLGGVLLFQQEHVWVADTPTPGDRAAWIDLLDDMAALDPQLVVPGHRLPGTAADASAITATREYLLAFEEELGKAADGAALTEALVKRYPDNGMLIAAQIGAKVATGEMKWG encoded by the coding sequence ATGAGCACTCTCTCCTTCAAAGTCCTCGACCTCGACTTCCCGGCCGGCAGCAGGAACAAGACCGCCACCCTCGTCACCGGTGAGAACGAGGCGCTGCTGGTGGACGCCGCCTTCACCCGCGCCGACGGCCATCGCCTCGCCGCCGAGATCCTCGACTCCGGCAAGACGCTCACCACCGTGTTCGTCTCCCACGGCGACCCCGACTTCTACTTCGGCGCCGAAGTCCTCGCCGACGCCTTCCCCGAGGCGAGGTTCGTCGCCACGCCGATCGTCATCGAGCACATCCAGCACTCCTACGAGGGCAAGCTCAAGGCCTGGGCCGCCCTCGGCCCCAACCTCCCCACCCGTCTGGTCGACCTGGAGCCGCTGACCGGCGACCTCACCCTCGAAGGCCACCGCTTCGAGCTCAAGGGCGGCCCGGCCGGCCTGCCCGACCGCCACTACCTCTGGCAGGCCGAGCACCGCGCCCTGCTCGGCGGCGTCCTGCTCTTCCAGCAGGAGCACGTCTGGGTCGCCGACACCCCCACCCCCGGCGACCGCGCCGCCTGGATCGACCTGCTCGACGACATGGCCGCCCTCGACCCGCAGTTGGTCGTCCCCGGCCACCGCCTGCCCGGCACCGCGGCCGACGCCTCCGCCATCACCGCCACCCGCGAGTACCTGCTCGCCTTCGAGGAGGAGCTCGGCAAAGCGGCCGACGGCGCCGCCCTGACGGAGGCGCTGGTCAAGCGTTACCCGGACAACGGCATGCTGATCGCCGCCCAGATCGGCGCGAAGGTCGCCACGGGCGAGATGAAGTGGGGCTGA
- a CDS encoding MarR family winged helix-turn-helix transcriptional regulator, with protein sequence MNEQLLNDDDVTLFGLFVEAYSRIKALVNRDLDIPHTWFEVLLRLGRTPGHQLRMTDLAEAVSFSSGGFTRLADRMEKEGLIRRDPDPADRRAALAVLTDKGGQALDRALTAHVSHLRNHVAGPLSVEDRRHLERILRTLRDANA encoded by the coding sequence GTGAACGAGCAACTGCTGAACGACGACGACGTGACACTCTTCGGTCTCTTCGTGGAGGCCTACAGCCGTATCAAGGCCCTGGTGAACCGCGATCTCGATATACCGCACACCTGGTTCGAAGTGCTGCTGCGACTGGGCCGCACCCCCGGCCACCAGCTCCGCATGACGGATCTGGCAGAGGCCGTGTCCTTCAGTTCGGGCGGCTTCACCCGGCTCGCCGACCGCATGGAAAAGGAAGGACTCATCCGCCGCGACCCCGATCCTGCCGACCGAAGAGCCGCACTCGCCGTACTGACCGACAAGGGTGGTCAGGCGCTCGACCGCGCACTGACCGCCCACGTCTCCCACCTGCGCAACCACGTCGCCGGACCACTCTCAGTCGAGGACCGCCGCCACCTCGAGCGCATCCTGCGCACGCTCCGCGACGCGAACGCGTAA
- a CDS encoding serine hydrolase domain-containing protein has translation MAAAVITAGLTLPASAAGTEDASARRSEHVATQAALESVVHDGPPGGIVLAELGPTAWAGRAGTANLATGRTPRADDRFRVGSITKTFVATVLLQLEEEGKLSLDDTVDHWLPGLVAGNGNDGSKIRLRQLLNHTSGIYSYTEDDTFKQREFSTDFLQHRYETWTPRRIVRLAMTHQPTFAPGHDWSYSDTNYVIASMVIQKATGHSYAHEIEQRILRPLHLVSTSVPGTRVRIPGPSGRAYSKLTGELAGPGKPGGAVYDVTELNPSFAGAAGEMISNGRDLNRFYRALFSGRLLKDRQLKEMMTTVPIENLPNFSYGLGLMKMTLSCGTEVWGHNGGIQGSISQTMATADGDHVLSLNFNGDWNVHEQRVVDAEFCGA, from the coding sequence TTGGCGGCAGCCGTGATCACCGCCGGACTCACCCTGCCCGCGTCAGCCGCGGGCACTGAGGACGCGTCGGCCAGGCGGTCCGAGCACGTGGCGACCCAGGCGGCCTTGGAATCGGTGGTCCACGACGGTCCGCCCGGCGGGATCGTGCTCGCCGAGCTGGGGCCCACTGCCTGGGCGGGACGTGCGGGCACCGCAAACCTGGCAACCGGCCGCACACCGCGGGCCGATGACCGCTTCCGGGTCGGCTCGATCACCAAGACGTTCGTGGCCACGGTGCTGCTCCAGCTGGAGGAGGAAGGCAAGCTGAGCCTGGACGACACGGTGGATCACTGGCTGCCGGGTCTGGTGGCGGGAAACGGCAACGACGGCAGCAAGATCAGGCTACGGCAGCTCCTGAACCACACCAGCGGCATCTACAGCTACACCGAGGACGACACCTTCAAGCAGAGGGAGTTCAGCACGGACTTCCTCCAGCACCGCTACGAGACCTGGACGCCTCGCCGTATCGTCCGGCTCGCCATGACCCACCAACCCACCTTTGCTCCCGGCCACGACTGGAGCTACTCCGACACCAACTATGTCATCGCCTCCATGGTGATCCAGAAGGCCACCGGCCACTCCTACGCCCACGAGATCGAGCAGCGCATTCTGCGTCCCCTGCACCTGGTTTCCACCAGTGTGCCGGGCACCCGTGTCCGTATCCCCGGGCCCAGCGGACGCGCCTACTCGAAGCTGACCGGGGAACTCGCCGGACCGGGGAAGCCCGGCGGCGCGGTCTACGACGTCACCGAGCTGAACCCCTCCTTCGCGGGCGCCGCCGGAGAAATGATCTCCAACGGCCGTGATCTCAATCGCTTCTACCGTGCCCTGTTCTCCGGCCGACTCCTGAAAGATCGTCAGCTCAAGGAGATGATGACGACCGTGCCGATCGAGAACCTGCCGAACTTCTCCTACGGTCTGGGACTGATGAAGATGACGTTGTCGTGCGGAACCGAGGTGTGGGGGCACAACGGCGGCATTCAGGGCTCCATCTCACAGACCATGGCGACGGCGGACGGCGACCACGTGCTGTCGCTGAACTTCAATGGCGACTGGAACGTCCACGAACAGCGGGTCGTCGACGCCGAGTTCTGTGGCGCATGA
- a CDS encoding DoxX family protein: MPAAARSKKKVSAPMNVFLWILQGVLAALFAAAGVTKSTQPREKLISQLPWVSDVSTPVVRLIGVAELAGGLGLILPGAFDIATVLTPLAATGLAVIMVLAMGLHARRKEPQAIGFNAILLIVAAVIMWGRFGPYSF, translated from the coding sequence ATGCCCGCCGCGGCGCGGTCGAAGAAGAAGGTCTCCGCTCCGATGAACGTGTTCCTGTGGATCCTGCAGGGCGTCCTCGCCGCGCTGTTCGCGGCCGCCGGCGTCACCAAGTCCACCCAGCCCCGCGAAAAGCTCATATCCCAGCTGCCGTGGGTCAGTGACGTCTCGACACCCGTGGTGCGTCTGATCGGCGTCGCCGAACTCGCAGGCGGTCTCGGGCTGATCCTGCCGGGCGCCTTCGACATCGCCACCGTGCTCACCCCGCTGGCCGCCACCGGCCTGGCTGTGATCATGGTCCTGGCCATGGGACTCCACGCACGCCGCAAGGAGCCGCAGGCCATCGGGTTCAACGCGATCCTGCTCATCGTCGCCGCGGTCATCATGTGGGGCCGGTTCGGGCCCTACTCCTTCTGA
- a CDS encoding SDR family NAD(P)-dependent oxidoreductase, translated as MPSIAIVGAGPGMGLAIARTFGSRGYDVALIARNRAKLDDLVGRLTAEGITAAAFPADVRDHDALTQALKDAATRFGGIDVLEHSPAPSIASVNLTYPSQTSPSDVQEWIDFLLYSAITATQAVLPAMREAGAGTLLFTNGAGSADPIPMLGNVNPAQAALRNWVLNLHKELAGTGIQAAHVAIGVWIGAGGPPEIPTAEAEDIAPLYWDLHTQRDEAERVFTV; from the coding sequence ATGCCCAGCATCGCCATCGTCGGAGCCGGCCCCGGCATGGGCCTCGCCATCGCCCGCACCTTCGGCTCGCGCGGGTACGACGTCGCTCTCATCGCCCGCAACCGCGCCAAGCTCGACGATCTCGTCGGCCGGCTCACCGCCGAGGGCATCACCGCCGCCGCGTTCCCGGCCGACGTGCGCGACCACGACGCGCTGACCCAGGCCCTCAAGGACGCCGCCACCCGCTTCGGCGGCATCGACGTCCTGGAGCATTCCCCCGCTCCAAGCATCGCCTCCGTGAACCTCACCTACCCGTCCCAGACCAGCCCCTCCGATGTACAGGAATGGATCGACTTCCTGCTCTACAGCGCCATCACCGCCACCCAGGCCGTCCTGCCCGCGATGCGTGAGGCCGGCGCGGGCACCCTGCTCTTCACCAACGGCGCCGGCTCGGCCGACCCCATCCCGATGCTCGGCAACGTCAACCCCGCCCAGGCGGCGCTGCGCAACTGGGTACTCAACCTGCACAAGGAGCTGGCCGGCACCGGTATCCAGGCCGCGCACGTCGCCATCGGCGTGTGGATCGGCGCGGGCGGCCCTCCCGAAATCCCGACCGCCGAGGCCGAGGACATCGCCCCTCTCTACTGGGACCTGCACACCCAGCGCGACGAAGCCGAGCGTGTCTTCACCGTCTGA
- a CDS encoding TetR/AcrR family transcriptional regulator, translated as MTSPPSDQTPDQQPGTGLRADAERNRCRILAAARRLYATEGLGVSMACVAREAGVGKATLSRRFATREELVNAVFADRMDAYADAVAEALADPDPWHGFIGYLHAVCAMQAADRGFADVLTMTFPAAKALEARRAEAYERLLELITRAKDTGHLREDFTHQDVVILLIANAGVVTATGDAAPDTWRRLVGHMLRSYAAPGAPIPPLPEAPRPTALYRAMVRLSQTGPGTA; from the coding sequence ATGACCTCGCCACCCTCGGACCAGACGCCAGACCAGCAGCCCGGCACGGGACTGCGCGCCGACGCCGAACGCAACCGCTGCCGCATCCTGGCCGCCGCCCGCCGCCTCTACGCCACCGAAGGACTCGGCGTCTCCATGGCCTGCGTCGCCCGCGAGGCAGGCGTCGGCAAGGCCACGCTCTCCCGGCGCTTCGCCACCCGGGAGGAACTCGTCAACGCGGTCTTCGCCGACCGCATGGACGCCTACGCCGACGCCGTCGCCGAGGCACTGGCCGACCCCGACCCCTGGCACGGCTTCATCGGCTACCTCCACGCCGTCTGCGCCATGCAGGCCGCCGACCGCGGCTTCGCCGACGTCCTGACCATGACCTTCCCCGCCGCCAAGGCGCTGGAAGCACGCCGCGCCGAGGCGTACGAGCGGCTGCTCGAGCTCATCACCCGCGCCAAGGACACCGGGCACCTGCGCGAGGACTTCACTCACCAGGACGTCGTCATCCTGCTCATCGCCAACGCCGGAGTCGTCACCGCCACCGGCGACGCCGCCCCCGACACCTGGCGCCGCCTCGTAGGTCACATGCTCCGCTCCTACGCCGCGCCCGGCGCGCCAATCCCCCCGCTGCCCGAAGCCCCGAGGCCCACCGCCCTCTACCGCGCCATGGTCCGCCTCTCACAAACCGGCCCGGGCACCGCCTAG
- a CDS encoding DUF5990 family protein, with protein sequence MRTEQRTSANPPSELSRRNRNTDDDLHVAVQHRDRRDDLLDPQPGDAPSTTSPLDCTTHATPTGIDVDRRKRPHLQGAPGTFTVFRVLDAAVRTGRLHGRLGLTDARG encoded by the coding sequence CTGAGGACCGAGCAGAGGACCTCGGCCAATCCGCCTTCGGAGCTCTCCCGACGGAACCGGAACACCGATGATGACCTCCACGTCGCCGTGCAACACCGCGACCGCCGCGACGACCTGCTCGACCCACAGCCCGGCGACGCCCCCTCCACCACATCGCCGCTGGACTGCACCACCCATGCCACGCCGACCGGCATCGATGTCGACCGACGTAAAAGACCCCACCTCCAGGGGGCGCCCGGCACCTTCACGGTGTTCCGCGTCCTAGACGCCGCCGTACGCACCGGCCGGCTTCACGGACGCCTTGGCCTGACCGACGCACGCGGCTGA
- a CDS encoding phosphoribosyltransferase family protein, translating into MMSHARGLVLERFRWIGGHADVWQVFRDPEALAAVVRELAGPFREDGVTAVCGIESRGFLLGAEVAVELGVGFVAVRKGEGIFPGKKATRCSYPDYRGTRQELRLQRTAVGPGDRVLLVDDWIETGSQASAVRSMVEECGGQWAGCSVIVDQTAPARRANLGVRSIVTATELPAWDGQS; encoded by the coding sequence ATGATGTCTCACGCGCGCGGTCTGGTCCTTGAACGCTTCCGTTGGATCGGCGGCCACGCTGACGTCTGGCAGGTCTTTCGTGACCCCGAAGCTCTTGCTGCGGTAGTCCGTGAACTGGCCGGGCCGTTCCGGGAAGACGGCGTCACGGCCGTCTGCGGCATTGAGTCGCGGGGCTTCCTGCTGGGCGCGGAAGTGGCCGTCGAGCTCGGCGTCGGCTTCGTCGCGGTACGCAAGGGCGAGGGCATCTTCCCTGGGAAGAAGGCCACCAGGTGCAGCTACCCCGACTACCGGGGTACTCGCCAGGAGCTGCGTCTGCAGCGGACGGCGGTGGGCCCCGGGGACCGGGTGCTGCTGGTCGATGACTGGATCGAGACGGGTAGCCAGGCGTCAGCTGTGCGGTCGATGGTCGAGGAATGCGGCGGGCAGTGGGCCGGCTGCTCCGTCATCGTTGACCAGACAGCCCCGGCCCGGCGGGCGAACCTGGGCGTCCGCAGCATTGTCACCGCCACCGAACTTCCCGCTTGGGATGGGCAGTCCTGA
- a CDS encoding MFS transporter — MSQNSTGARGDTATVSALPPAESPPRHRWWILAIIGLAQLMVVLDATIVNIALPSAQQDLGFSDGDRQWVVTAYALAFGSLLLLGGRIADLFGRKITFLIGLVGFAGMSALGGAATSFEMLVIARAGQGVFGALLAPAALSLLTTTFTDAKERARAFGVYGAIAGAGGAIGLLLGGLLTEYLDWRWTLYVNLIFAAGAFVGGVLLLHRTTRDKTASLDIPGAILVGSGLFCLVYGFSNAESHDWSSPQTWGFLLAGAVLLAVFAWWQTRSTHPLLPLRVLLDRNRGASFVSVLISGAGMFGVFLFLTYYLQQSLGYTPVKTGLAFLPMVAALMIASTLAASVLVPRIGPKPVVPLGMGLAAAGMAWLTALDLSSSYAADVMPPLIVAGLGLGLVIAPAMSLAVAGVDTADSGVASAAVNAMQQVGGSIGTALLNTLATSAAADYLVGRDPKDPLVQANSGLEAYSTAYWWSAVFFAVGLVVSVLLYRRGAPEQDPDAAPVVHM; from the coding sequence ATGTCCCAAAACTCCACCGGCGCCCGTGGCGACACGGCCACCGTGTCCGCACTCCCTCCCGCCGAGTCACCGCCTCGTCATCGCTGGTGGATCCTCGCCATCATCGGCCTGGCCCAGCTCATGGTCGTCCTGGACGCCACCATCGTGAACATCGCCCTGCCCTCCGCGCAGCAGGATCTGGGCTTCTCCGACGGCGACCGGCAGTGGGTCGTCACCGCCTACGCCCTCGCCTTCGGCAGTCTGCTGCTGCTCGGCGGACGCATAGCGGACCTGTTCGGCCGCAAGATCACGTTCCTGATCGGCCTGGTCGGCTTCGCAGGCATGTCCGCCCTGGGCGGTGCCGCCACCAGCTTCGAGATGCTCGTCATCGCCCGTGCCGGGCAGGGCGTCTTCGGCGCGCTCCTCGCCCCGGCCGCCCTGTCGCTGCTGACCACGACCTTCACCGACGCGAAGGAACGTGCCAGGGCCTTCGGCGTCTACGGGGCCATCGCCGGCGCTGGCGGTGCCATCGGCCTGCTCCTCGGCGGGCTGCTCACCGAGTATCTCGACTGGCGCTGGACCCTGTACGTCAACCTGATCTTCGCCGCGGGTGCCTTCGTCGGTGGCGTCCTGCTGCTGCACCGCACCACCCGGGACAAGACCGCCTCCCTCGACATCCCCGGAGCCATCCTCGTCGGCTCCGGCCTGTTCTGCCTGGTCTATGGCTTCTCGAACGCCGAGTCCCACGACTGGAGCTCCCCGCAGACCTGGGGATTCCTCCTCGCCGGAGCCGTCCTGCTCGCCGTGTTCGCCTGGTGGCAGACCCGATCCACCCACCCTCTCCTCCCCCTGCGCGTACTGCTCGACCGCAACCGCGGTGCCTCCTTCGTCTCCGTCCTGATCAGCGGCGCCGGAATGTTTGGCGTCTTCCTCTTCCTCACCTACTACCTGCAGCAGAGCCTCGGCTACACACCGGTCAAGACCGGCCTCGCATTCCTGCCCATGGTCGCCGCGCTCATGATCGCCTCCACCCTCGCCGCCAGCGTGCTCGTGCCCCGCATCGGCCCCAAGCCGGTGGTCCCGCTCGGCATGGGCCTGGCCGCCGCCGGCATGGCCTGGCTGACCGCCCTCGATCTGAGCAGCAGCTACGCCGCTGATGTCATGCCGCCGCTGATCGTGGCAGGCCTGGGCCTGGGCCTGGTGATAGCCCCCGCCATGAGCCTGGCCGTCGCCGGCGTGGACACCGCGGACTCCGGTGTCGCCTCCGCTGCCGTCAACGCCATGCAGCAGGTCGGCGGTTCCATCGGCACCGCTCTGCTCAACACCCTCGCCACCAGCGCCGCCGCCGACTACCTCGTCGGCCGCGACCCCAAGGACCCGCTCGTCCAGGCCAACTCCGGACTTGAGGCCTACTCCACCGCGTACTGGTGGTCGGCCGTCTTCTTCGCCGTCGGCCTGGTCGTCAGCGTCCTCCTCTACCGACGCGGAGCACCCGAGCAGGACCCGGACGCGGCACCCGTCGTCCACATGTGA
- a CDS encoding oxygenase MpaB family protein, with protein sequence MTANQAPRKAPERVIDLAAARQRHTPQAEQLVALLTAGDPLADAVVVELDLYGRQARQALDTGLKGGLASLDDQPSTAITALLKELEATPSWVDPLTLHRGDVVSQSVPPMWSGLCSITSALAHTYASPAVARLLARSGTPTNTASRSLVETAVWARQIVRPGGLLRGRQGYVATAELRLSHARMRAMSLTDWDMGAPGLPIGQLDMARTWLGFTLVAYRALAAVGIQISPEEERRLYQYWSYAAHLLGLDERLHKGVADHAGARRLQDLLDSVTPPPDENSRALTAAMVEGQAHAMAGAPGITLPEEQLSALMYTVLRQTFGEQASDRMGLPVPATPDLMPLIGTLNRQARHWQALFPASAREAHRRALEESGPDVVPRVLRCGVRRRQSSGAGPSQFPAA encoded by the coding sequence ATGACTGCGAACCAAGCACCCCGAAAAGCCCCCGAGCGAGTGATCGACCTGGCAGCCGCGCGACAGCGGCACACCCCACAGGCCGAGCAACTCGTCGCCCTGCTGACGGCCGGCGATCCGCTCGCCGACGCCGTCGTCGTCGAACTGGACCTCTACGGCAGGCAGGCCCGACAGGCCCTCGACACGGGCCTGAAGGGAGGGCTGGCGAGCCTCGATGATCAGCCCTCCACAGCCATCACCGCGCTGCTGAAGGAGCTGGAGGCCACTCCCTCCTGGGTCGACCCTCTGACGCTCCACCGCGGCGATGTAGTGAGCCAGTCCGTACCGCCCATGTGGTCCGGGCTCTGCTCGATCACCAGCGCGCTCGCCCACACCTACGCCTCCCCGGCAGTAGCGCGGCTGCTGGCACGGAGCGGCACGCCCACGAACACGGCTTCGCGCAGCCTTGTGGAGACCGCGGTGTGGGCACGGCAGATCGTCCGGCCGGGCGGCCTGTTGCGCGGACGGCAGGGATACGTGGCCACGGCCGAGCTCCGACTGAGCCACGCCCGTATGCGTGCCATGTCCCTTACGGACTGGGACATGGGTGCCCCCGGTCTACCGATCGGTCAGCTCGACATGGCCCGCACCTGGCTCGGCTTCACCCTGGTCGCCTACCGGGCCCTGGCGGCCGTCGGCATCCAGATCAGTCCCGAGGAAGAGCGCCGGCTCTACCAGTACTGGTCGTACGCAGCCCATCTCCTGGGACTCGACGAACGCCTTCACAAGGGCGTCGCCGACCACGCCGGAGCGCGTCGGCTGCAGGACCTGCTGGACTCCGTGACACCCCCACCTGACGAGAACTCACGTGCCCTGACGGCCGCCATGGTCGAGGGGCAGGCACATGCCATGGCCGGCGCGCCAGGCATCACCCTGCCCGAGGAACAGCTCAGCGCGCTGATGTACACCGTGCTACGGCAGACCTTCGGGGAACAGGCGTCGGACCGCATGGGCCTTCCCGTTCCGGCCACGCCGGATCTCATGCCGCTGATCGGCACTCTCAACCGGCAGGCCCGGCACTGGCAGGCCTTGTTCCCCGCCTCGGCGCGGGAAGCCCACCGCCGGGCGCTCGAGGAGTCCGGACCGGACGTGGTCCCACGTGTCCTGCGCTGTGGCGTCCGTCGGCGGCAGAGCTCAGGAGCGGGTCCCTCACAGTTCCCAGCCGCCTGA
- a CDS encoding TetR/AcrR family transcriptional regulator — MGASAASARRPGRPGADTPAVPGEESILQRGLEAFAELGYDHASARELARRLGVSHNFINDRFGSKAAFWRAVVEFALGARLAGMPQVDPSLDDAERLRQIISNFYRTAADAPLIGRLFVDELNRDTERLDYLYAHYIGPVLQTMTDCIDRLIASGRMAPVPVDVFFFAIIPPVSGMVDVPLARRLGRPVPSSPQQLTATADALAALVVNGMLATGAEGRH, encoded by the coding sequence ATGGGAGCAAGCGCCGCATCAGCTCGCAGGCCGGGGCGCCCCGGCGCGGACACTCCCGCGGTGCCGGGGGAGGAGAGCATCCTGCAACGCGGGCTCGAAGCCTTCGCGGAGCTGGGGTACGACCATGCCTCCGCGCGGGAGCTGGCTCGCCGACTGGGCGTCAGCCACAACTTCATCAATGACCGGTTCGGGTCCAAGGCCGCGTTCTGGCGGGCGGTGGTGGAGTTCGCCCTCGGGGCGCGGCTGGCCGGTATGCCGCAGGTGGACCCCTCGTTGGACGATGCCGAGCGGTTGCGGCAGATCATCAGCAACTTCTACCGAACGGCGGCGGACGCGCCCCTCATCGGACGGCTGTTCGTCGACGAGCTGAACCGGGACACCGAGCGGCTGGACTACCTGTACGCGCACTACATCGGCCCGGTCCTGCAGACCATGACGGACTGTATCGATCGGCTCATCGCCTCCGGGCGCATGGCGCCCGTCCCGGTGGACGTGTTCTTCTTCGCCATCATTCCGCCCGTCTCGGGCATGGTGGACGTGCCCCTGGCTCGACGCCTGGGCCGACCCGTGCCGTCCTCACCGCAGCAGCTCACGGCCACGGCGGACGCGCTTGCGGCACTCGTGGTCAATGGCATGCTCGCGACGGGAGCGGAAGGTCGCCACTGA